The following is a genomic window from Rutidosis leptorrhynchoides isolate AG116_Rl617_1_P2 chromosome 8, CSIRO_AGI_Rlap_v1, whole genome shotgun sequence.
TGATGCACTATTTGTAGAGAAATGATTTGGAGGTCCGTAAAAGGTTGGTGTAAATGAGAAACCATCTTTGTAGAATACCTTTATCAAGTTCTCCTTAACAATGTTAAGGAAACGATATGATGAATATCATTTAAGAAATACAAAAGCATTTCGAACAACCTAAACACATTATACCCTTGATCTCTTCAAAGATTTTGTGATGAATAGTGCGGTGTATAGAACCTATAGTATCCTATCATCATATATGTTGATAGGATGATAATATAGTATCATgaatattaaaataaaattataagTAAGCAATTATTAGTAACGCATATCATATCATATTGAGAATCTTACTTTTATCACTACTTGAAGATCACATAAAGTACTTGGAACACAAGTCTTAAGAACACCAACAACCTGGTCAATTTTGCCTTGTTTCAGGCAACTAGGTATTCCTCCTAAATTCGACTCCCCtattatctaaaaacacaaataatataattataatttaacttTAAGGTATAGTTGGAAATAAAACCTTATTGATAATTACCACTGTCAGGATACAACCACTGTATTGCAGAAAGCGACATAAGTTGTTCAAATCTATCATCATATGTTGCCTCTTCGAGCACCTCCCTTATAAAATCCTCAGTAGCCCTCGAATGTTCACCCTGGTTATATTGAACTTGGCTTCTACGACGATAAGCAACTTGAAGAACACCCGCCGGACCTAGAATATTATATCAAATTCAACATAATCAATATGAAAGTCTGGAACTAATGGTGCTGGTGTTATGATTTGAGGTTGAGAATGATATGAACTGTCGAGGATTGAAAAGAGTTCAGAGATTTCAGTTTCGGGTAAATTTGCAAGAAAATCATAATCATCTTTCATTGTTTGTTTGGAGATTTGTTAACTAGAGAAAtgaattaaatttaatatttaaaatagTTTTGGGAAACTGTTATTTATCTGTgttttattttcatatatatatatatatatatatatatatatatatatatatatatatatatatatatatatatatatatatatatatatatatatatatatatgtatgtgtgtgtgtgtatgtatgtgtgtgtgtgtgtgtgtatatatatatatatatatatatatatatataatggttacACACCGGATTGAATAAAATCGATGTTATTAACACCAGTTAGTCGGAGTTAATCAATTAGGGTTTTGTATTTAGTGGTAGTAGGTTAAAAAATTTAGGGTTAATCCGGCCTTCTCAAGACCGGTTTGACAGTGTCTAGTAAAGTGTCTTACAAACTGGCGTTAGGAACTTCAGTTTAACCACGCACAACCTTTTGAACGCCAAGTACACAAGTGGAAGTGAAATGTGTCAAACCGGTTGTGGAAACTCCGGTTTAACGTGAAATGTGTCAAACCGGCCTTGGAAAGGCCGgttatatttttttgtaaaaataattcTGAATATAAGGAAACTACAAAAGTTGTGGTTTTTAATACTCTTTAGccaaaaaaaaggaaaaaatataGATTTACCTAGGCTTCTCAAGTTTGTATGTGTTAATAAATTAGTATGAAACCACCACGCTTCTAGTCGAGTGGTATCTCAATTCCTTATATTTGGAGCTGGGGTtaaggtcgtgagttcgagcctcGCTTAGCTCACCCTCTTAATTAATCTAATTGAAGTATGGAACTTCTAGATTGACCTCGATGTGTGTTTTCTCCCGGATCCATTTAAAATTCAAACCCGATCCGCCTGTCATCAGGATAGTTTAAGCATTAGGTTCCTGCAATGCTATTCGAGTTTTCTCATGAAAGCGCGTGCGTGCGTGCGTGACAAATGATCATGAGTATGGTTAATACCCCTACTTATGATGCCGTTTCCTTTCAATTTTCCTTTCAAAACAATAAAATAAATTTGTATGAAAAATAATGATGAATCGTCAAAAGAATAAAAATTTATAAGATTAAAATTAAATGAATACGGAGTAAATAAAACATTAAGacataaaataataaaatgtgaaaagAATAATAACGGAGAATCCGTGTAAACAGGCTAGCAAGAGACTAAGAGAGTGGTGATGAAGTAATGGCTTGCTTGCTTTTCTTCCAAGCCCGCCCCCTTGAATCTATGATCCTTCACTCGCTCTTTACATCTCTCTTATATTTTATTTAGGCtcatatttttacatatttagGCTCAAATTAGAGTAACATTTTAAGTGGATTGGAAAAAAGGCTCAAATTATTTTGTTCAATGATTTTAATGATTAACGGTGAGGTGAGATTCGTCCAATCAAATCCTTAACTTCACAAAACGGCCAAAGGAGAATCGCTCGGTTGGCCTTCCACTACATTTTATGTGTAATACATCTAGAATGTTAATCACATAAATCATTGATCGAGATTGTTTGTACTCCATTCTTCTAAAGGGAGATTGTCTATGCTCCATTCTTCTATAGCTAATCCTCCTACATctaaataaagtgttttattttcACAATATAGATTGAAGTCACGTTTTTTAAGAAATTAATAATATTCATCACAACAAGTCGAACCTAATTTTGTTCGGACTCATCATATGTCAGTTTTGACTTGGTCATGTGTGGACTCGAACAGGTAAAGTATAGTTGAATGAAATTTATTTTACGATCTCATGTACCACGTCCGAATGAGTCCGAATAAATGTTGTGCATACCGAGTGGTGGTTATTTGTCCATAAAAATTCTTAAAAATTGTATTTTCTCGTAATACTTATTAAGAAACTATATTTAGGTTAATTTCCCTTTTATTGTCTACTAAATAAAGCTTATTACTTGTAAGACCACAAATAATCCCGATTGTGGCATGGAATTAGTATATGCGATTTTTTGGTGAAAAAAGGGGTTTTAAATCGTAAAATTGTAATGTCATGGAATGAAGTTAAATAATGGTGAGTGTTAAATTTGCGTGAGTGAAAAAAATTTAGTGACGTGGCAAAATATGATTGAGATTTTGGTATAAAAGAAATATAAATTAATGATATATATGTGTTAACTTTTGATTCATCTGAAATTATATATAACGACTAAAATAATTTTCGTCAGTAGTCCCCTGACTAACACCTCGCAGACTCGGATCCGACGTCACGTTAGGAGCGTCAATAATGCCAACGTCAAATACCTTTGCTAATGCCGCGATATTTATGATCTAATATACTAAAATCTTAAACTCAAATATAAGCTATTATAACCTCCTAGAAAATATCATCCAAACTTACCCTTAAACTGCTATAAACTAACACTTGTAGAGCACAAATTTTAGTGGACTAATTCATACTTACTATATATCCTCACATTCTTCTTAAAACTTGTAAACCCTCAACCATTGTCTTTCAATTCTCTCCCTTTCTCTCCTTTTCTCTCTCAATCCACCCTAATCCCTCTCATCCACCCACCTACACAACCCTATATAAACATTCACCACCACCATTTTTACTCTTTTTTCTACCTTCATTACATTTCAATTCCATTCCTTTCATCTTTTTCCTTTTTGTGGGGCTGGACTACTTTTTAAGCTACCCAACCACCCATGGATCCATCCCTTTCACCACAAACCGCCGCCACCACCATCAATGATCATCATAATACTCCAAAAGATCCCACCATTATCATTAAAGGCAAACGTACAAAACGTCCAAGACCACccacaaatattattaataatttaactcATTCTTCCTCCTCTTACAACACTTTAAATTCTTctccaacttcttcttcttcttcaacaaccGAAGACGAATTATATACCGCCACGTGTCTCATTCTTCTTTCCAAAAGCTCTTTAtcccataacaacaacaacaacaacaacaatgatgAATTCTTTCTTCATAACAAGTTTACTAGCAAAAAATACATCCATGATGGATCAATAACAACGGGTGGAACGTATGTATACGAATGTAAAACATGTAGTCGAACATTTTCGTCGTTACAAGCTCTTGGTGGACATAGAACTAGCCACAACAAAccaccaaaaatcaataattttgATAAGCGAAAACCGGCGTATTCAGATGAACAAGAAGAAAGTAATTTATTCCTATCAAGAAAAAACAATTATTCCTCCTCTTCATCTTCAATATCTATTCAAATAAACCAAAAAAAGTCACCTTCCAAGGTTCATGAATGTTCAATATGTGGTACGGAATTTAATTCGGGACAAGCATTAGGCGGTCACATGAGGCGGCATAGGGTGGTTAACGGCAACACAACCACCACCTCAGCCACCGTTACGGCCACCGATACAACCTTATCTTTGGTTCCTTACAATGttcaagaaaataataaaaatcaaAAGTCGATAAATGATGACATGTTTTTTGATTTGGATCTTAATCTTCCGGCACCACAGGAAACCACCGTGGCTGCCGCCGATCAAGAAGAATACCGGGAAACAAGTTCCAAGTTCATGGCAGCAAATCAAAACAAACAACAACCAGCCGTTCATTTATCTGCCAGCCCAACATTGGTGGATTGTCACTACTAAAACAAAGGTGCAAGCCAATGAGgccttgcttcattggtatccatgtttcatggattcgagagtgacccaggttcgagtctaacaactaacaactaaccttgcctttcaaaaaaaaaaaaaaaaaaaaaaaaaaaaggtgcaaAAAGTCATAtacatttatttttaatt
Proteins encoded in this region:
- the LOC139863356 gene encoding zinc finger protein ZAT5-like, translated to MDPSLSPQTAATTINDHHNTPKDPTIIIKGKRTKRPRPPTNIINNLTHSSSSYNTLNSSPTSSSSSTTEDELYTATCLILLSKSSLSHNNNNNNNNDEFFLHNKFTSKKYIHDGSITTGGTYVYECKTCSRTFSSLQALGGHRTSHNKPPKINNFDKRKPAYSDEQEESNLFLSRKNNYSSSSSSISIQINQKKSPSKVHECSICGTEFNSGQALGGHMRRHRVVNGNTTTTSATVTATDTTLSLVPYNVQENNKNQKSINDDMFFDLDLNLPAPQETTVAAADQEEYRETSSKFMAANQNKQQPAVHLSASPTLVDCHY